A single genomic interval of Arthrobacter sp. NicSoilB8 harbors:
- a CDS encoding MBL fold metallo-hydrolase, producing MLIERIYDEDLAQASYLIGCQAKGEAVVVDPRRDIDVYRTLAAANGMKIVAVTETHIHADFLSGTRELAAATGATAYVSGEGGTDWQYGFEAERLNDSDEITLGNITVKALHTPGHTPEHLSFLITDGAFADTPGYLLSGDFVFSGDLGRPDLLDEAAGGIDTRFAGARQLFASLRDKFLTLPDHVQVHPGHGAGSACGKALGAIPSSTVGYERLYSWWGPYLAANDEEGFVAELLDGQPDAHAYFGRMKRENREGPAVMGERKPLTELATADVARGLEEDTLTFVDTRHNTEVHAGTVTGSLNIPAGKSTASFGAWVVNPETDTNPLVLLAPGQAAAHQMWDHLVRVGIDQVAGYVTSLEGLPSSTPQLIQPEDLEGFDAAMVLDVRNRTEHAAGHIPSSHQLSGGRVMWNLDQLPADGTIVSYCQSGVRNSVAASALRRAGYDVVELDGSYAAWAARQQASALAG from the coding sequence ATGCTCATCGAGCGCATTTACGACGAAGACCTCGCCCAGGCCAGCTACCTCATCGGCTGCCAGGCCAAAGGCGAGGCCGTCGTCGTCGACCCCCGCCGCGACATCGACGTCTACCGGACGCTTGCGGCAGCCAACGGGATGAAGATTGTGGCCGTCACCGAGACCCACATCCACGCAGACTTCCTCTCCGGCACCCGTGAACTGGCCGCCGCGACCGGCGCCACCGCCTACGTCTCCGGCGAGGGCGGCACCGACTGGCAGTACGGCTTCGAGGCCGAGCGACTGAACGACAGCGACGAGATCACCCTCGGCAACATCACCGTCAAGGCCCTGCACACCCCGGGGCACACCCCCGAGCACCTGTCCTTCCTCATCACCGACGGCGCGTTCGCCGACACTCCCGGCTACCTGCTCTCCGGTGACTTCGTCTTTTCCGGCGACCTCGGCCGCCCGGACCTGCTGGACGAGGCAGCCGGCGGCATCGACACCCGCTTCGCAGGCGCGCGGCAGCTCTTCGCGAGCCTGCGGGATAAGTTCCTGACCCTGCCCGACCACGTCCAGGTCCACCCGGGCCATGGGGCCGGCAGCGCCTGCGGCAAGGCCCTCGGCGCCATCCCTTCGTCCACGGTCGGCTACGAACGGCTCTACTCGTGGTGGGGCCCCTACCTGGCCGCCAACGACGAGGAAGGCTTCGTCGCCGAACTCCTCGACGGCCAGCCTGACGCCCACGCCTACTTCGGCCGGATGAAACGCGAAAACCGTGAGGGCCCCGCCGTCATGGGCGAACGCAAGCCGCTGACCGAACTCGCCACCGCCGACGTCGCCCGCGGCCTGGAAGAGGACACCCTGACGTTCGTGGACACCCGCCACAACACCGAGGTCCACGCAGGAACCGTCACCGGATCCCTGAACATCCCCGCCGGCAAGTCCACCGCCAGCTTCGGCGCCTGGGTCGTGAACCCGGAAACCGACACGAATCCGCTCGTGCTGCTGGCCCCCGGCCAGGCCGCCGCGCACCAGATGTGGGACCACCTGGTCCGGGTCGGCATCGACCAGGTCGCCGGCTACGTCACCAGCCTCGAGGGGCTGCCCTCCAGCACGCCGCAGCTGATCCAGCCCGAAGACCTCGAAGGCTTTGACGCCGCGATGGTCCTGGATGTCCGCAACCGCACCGAACACGCCGCTGGACACATCCCCAGTTCCCATCAGCTCAGTGGCGGCCGGGTGATGTGGAACCTGGACCAGCTCCCCGCCGACGGCACCATCGTGTCCTACTGCCAGAGCGGCGTCCGCAACTCCGTCGCGGCCAGCGCCCTGCGCCGGGCCGGCTACGACGTCGTCGAACTCGACGGCAGCTACGCCGCCTGGGCCGCCCGCCAGCAGGCTTCGGCCTTGGCCGGGTAG
- a CDS encoding rhodanese-like domain-containing protein: MTTTVGTTPKAIDAATLKNWQDRHDDLMIIDVRSGAEFESLHIKGSYHVPLGMLSEHAAEFAAKLGTRVVLVCQSGNRAEQARNKLGAAGLLAASVLTGGVPSYEAAGGDVVRGRRVWALERQVRMAAGSLVLAGVLGSKFISPKLGLVAGGIGAGLTFSAATNSCAMGQVLSRMPWNRSANEPTAHQALQRLGATA, encoded by the coding sequence ATGACCACGACTGTTGGAACAACCCCCAAAGCCATCGACGCCGCAACCCTGAAGAACTGGCAGGACAGGCACGACGACCTGATGATCATCGACGTCCGCAGCGGCGCCGAGTTCGAATCCCTGCACATCAAGGGCTCCTACCACGTCCCGCTCGGAATGCTCAGCGAGCACGCCGCCGAATTCGCCGCAAAGCTCGGCACCCGCGTCGTCCTCGTATGCCAGTCCGGCAACCGCGCTGAACAGGCACGGAACAAGCTGGGTGCCGCGGGCCTCTTGGCCGCCAGCGTCCTCACCGGCGGGGTCCCGTCGTACGAGGCGGCCGGCGGCGACGTCGTCAGGGGCCGCCGCGTTTGGGCTCTCGAACGTCAGGTCCGCATGGCCGCGGGATCGCTGGTTCTCGCGGGCGTCCTGGGCAGCAAATTCATTTCCCCGAAACTGGGCCTTGTGGCCGGCGGGATTGGCGCCGGCCTGACGTTCTCTGCCGCCACGAACAGCTGCGCCATGGGCCAGGTCCTCTCAAGGATGCCGTGGAACCGTTCGGCCAACGAGCCCACCGCGCACCAAGCCCTGCAGAGACTGGGCGCCACGGCGTGA
- a CDS encoding sulfite exporter TauE/SafE family protein: protein MIVTAAAFGLLVGGLLGLVGGGGAILAVPALVYGVGIPLAAAIPSSLVVVGASSAVAVLPRLRNGVNWRLALIIGAAGMATAYLGAMVNRLLDPKVLLAAFAAIMVLAGLRMLRTTQARGGACALPGGGVNWRSCLPKAVATGAVVGFLTGLLGVGGGFLIVPALSLVLGLPMALTVGSSLVIIVINSLAGFSAHLGDLHLDWAVTGTFAGAAMIASLAAGRLGTGIPDRVLKRGFGILVLVIAAYVAVQALMA from the coding sequence GTGATCGTCACCGCGGCGGCGTTCGGTCTGCTGGTCGGCGGACTCCTGGGCCTGGTCGGCGGCGGGGGAGCGATCCTGGCCGTGCCCGCCCTCGTGTACGGGGTGGGAATTCCGCTTGCCGCGGCCATCCCCAGCTCGCTGGTAGTCGTCGGGGCTTCCTCCGCCGTCGCGGTCCTGCCCAGGCTGCGGAACGGCGTCAACTGGCGGCTTGCGCTGATCATCGGCGCAGCCGGGATGGCAACCGCCTACCTCGGGGCCATGGTCAACCGGTTGCTGGACCCGAAGGTCCTGCTCGCGGCCTTTGCCGCCATCATGGTTCTCGCCGGCCTCCGGATGCTGCGCACCACCCAGGCACGGGGCGGGGCCTGCGCGCTGCCCGGCGGCGGGGTCAACTGGCGCAGCTGCCTGCCCAAGGCAGTCGCCACGGGCGCCGTCGTCGGTTTCCTGACCGGGTTGCTGGGTGTGGGAGGCGGGTTCCTGATCGTCCCCGCGCTGTCCCTCGTATTGGGCCTCCCCATGGCGCTGACGGTGGGATCGTCGCTGGTGATCATCGTCATCAACTCCTTGGCCGGTTTCTCGGCGCACCTCGGCGACTTGCACCTCGACTGGGCCGTGACGGGGACCTTCGCGGGGGCGGCAATGATCGCCTCGCTGGCCGCGGGCAGGCTTGGCACCGGCATCCCGGACAGGGTGCTCAAACGCGGCTTCGGCATCCTGGTCCTGGTGATCGCCGCCTACGTGGCAGTCCAGGCGCTCATGGCCTGA